The Mycolicibacterium aichiense region GGCCAGCGACGTCGTGACCGGCGGTGCCGCGGATCTGGCCGAGGCCGCCGACGCGGTCCCGGCCGAAGCGGCCATCGGGGGGACGCCCGCGGTCGGCAACAAGCCCACGCCGGGCGCCCGTCCGGCCCGACCGGGCCGGCCGACGGGCAAACGTAGCCCCCGCGGACGATAGCGCGCCATGGCAGTCGGGCGTCGGCGCGCCGCCGCTGTCGCAGTGGCCGCGGTCCTGGGGGTGCTCGCGCCGAGCGCGCTGACGTCGTGTTCGGGTAGCCCCGCGGATCAGATCAACTACGCCGTCGACGGCTTGCTGCTCACCTACAACACCAACACGGTGCGCGGGGCGGCCTCGGCGGGTCCGCAGGCCTTCGCGCGGGTGCTCACCGGATTCAACTTCCACGGGCCCGACGGCCAGGTGCTGGCCGATCACGACTTCGGCTCGGTGTCGGTGGTGGGCCGCGATCCGCTGGTGCTGGATTATCAGATCGCGGACAACGCTGTGTATTCCGACGGCAAGCCGGTCACCTGCGACGACATGGTCCTGGCGTGGGCAGCGCAGTCCGGGCGGTTCCCGGCGTTCGACGCCGCCAGCCGCGCCGGCTATCTGGACATCGACACCGTCGACTGTCAGCCGGGCCAGAAGAAGGCCCGGGTCACCTACTTTCCCGGCCGCGCTGTCACCGACTACCTGCAGCTGTTCACCGCCACCTCGATGATGCCGTCGCATGTGCTCGGCGACGTCCTCGGTGTCGACGTCACCCGGACCATCCAGGGCGGTGACCCCGCCGCCATTGACAGAGTCGCCCAGGCGTGGAATTCGGTGTGGGACCTCAAGCCCGGCCTCAGTGCCGACGACCTCAAACGCTTCCCGTCGTCGGGGCCGTACAAGATCGACGCGGTGCTGCCGGAGGGCGCGGTGGTGCTCACCGCCAACGACCGCTGGTGGGGTGCCAAGCCGATCACCAAGCGGATCACGGTGTGGCCGCGCGGCGTCGACGTACAAGACCGCATCAACAGCGGCACGTTCCAGGTGGTCGACGTGGCGACCGGGTCGTCGGGCACACTGACCACCCCCGACGGCTACGACCGTCGCGAGCTGCCGTCCGGTGGCATCGAGCAGCTGATCTTCGCCCCGGACGGACCGCTGGCCGCCACACCGGCCCGCCGCGCGGTGGCGCTGTGCACGCCGCGTGACCTGATCGCGTTGAACGCCGAGACCCCGATGTCGAATGCGCGCCTCAACCCCGCCAACGACGACGCCTTCAGCGGTATCGAGGGGGCGGCGATCGGTCCCCAGTTCGGTGCGGCCAACCCCGACGCCGCCCGCGATGCGCTCGGCGGTCAGCCGCTGACCGTCCGGATCGGCTACCAAGCGCCCAACCCGCGGCTGGCAGCCACCGTCGGCGCGATCACCAAGTCGTGCGCGGCCGCCGGCATCACCGTCGTCGATGCGACGTCGGAGTCGGCGGGCCCGCAGGCGCTGCGCGACGGCCAGCTCGACGTCCTGCTGGCCAGCACCGGCGGCGCGACCGGCAGCGGCTCGACCGGATCGTCGGCGCTGGACGCCTACACGCTGTTCGCCGGCAACGGCGACAACCTGCCGCGGTACTCCAATCCGCAGATCGACGGCATCATCTCGGCGCTGGCCGTCACCTCCGATTCGAAGGAACAGGCCAGGTTGCTCACCGACAGCTCGCCCATTCTGTGGGGCGACATGCCGACCCTGCCGCTGTACCGTCAGCAGCGCACGGTGCTGGTGTCGAAGAAGATGTACGCCGTCGAAGGCAATCCCACCAAGTGGGGCGCGGGCTGGAACATGGACAGGTGGGTGTTCGAGAAATGACGGCTTCGGTCACCGACGTCCTCAATGCGCTGACCCGCGAGGTGCCCGACTTCCCGGAACCAGGAATCCAATTCAAGGACCTCACCCCGGTGCTGGCCGACCGGCACGGGCTGGCCGTCATCACCGCCGCGATGGCCGAGATCGCCGAGGGCGCGGATCTGGTTGCCGGCATCGACGCTCGCGGATTCCTGCTCGGCGGCGCGGTCGCCCATCGGCTCGGTATCGGTGTGCTGGCGGTCCGCAAAGGCGGGAAGTTGCCCCCGCCGGTGCACAGCCAGACCTACACGCTCGAATACGGCACGGCCACATTGGAGATCCCGGCCGAGGGGATCGAGCTTGCCGGTCGCCGCGTCGTCATCATCGACGACGTGCTCGCCACCGGCGGAACCCTGGCCGCGGCGCGTTCACTGCTCGCGGCCGGCGGTGCGGAGGTGTCGGCTGCCGCGGTGGTGCTGGAACTGCCAGGGCTCGGCGGGCGCGAGAAGGTCGCACCGCTGCAGGTGACCAGCCTGCAAACCATCTGAGGCGGTTGATGTCCCGAGCAGCTGGGCGCGGCGTCCTCCCCGCACTGGGCACGCTCGGCGCTTGGCTGCGGTCGGGGAGATATCCTCGAAGTCGGTCCTGGTGGCGAGGAGGTGCGGCATGGCAGACGACAACGCGTCGCTGACCGCCGCGCCGGCTCCGGTCTCCGACGCCGCGCCCGCCGAGCCGCGGACCGAAACCCCCAAAACCACCAGCAGCGCATCGCGGCGGGTCCGCGCCCGGCTCGCACGACGGATGACGTCGCAGCGCAGCACCGTCAACCCGGTCCTCGAACCACTGGTGGCCGTCCACCGCGAGTTCTACCCCAAGGCCGATCTGGCTATCCTGCAGCGCGCCTACGAGGTCGCCGAGGCCAAGCACGCCGATCAGCTCCGGCGCTCCGGCGACCCCTACATCACCCACCCGCTTGCCGTCGCGAACATCCTCGCCGAGCTCGGCATGGACACCATCACGTTGGTGGCCGCGCTTTTGCACGACACCGTGGAGGACACCGGTTACGCCATGGAGGCGCTGACCGCCGACTTCGGCGAAGAGGTCGCCCACCTGGTGGACGGGGTGACCAAGCTGGACAAGGTCGCGCTGGGCACCGCCGCCGAGGGCGAGACCATCCGCAAGATGATCATCGCGATGGCGCGCGATCCGCGGGTGTTGGTCATCAAGGTCGCCGACCGGCTGCACAACATGCGCACCATGCGGTTCCTGCCGCCGGAGAAGCAGGCCCGCAAAGCTCGCGAGACGCTGGAAGTGATTGCCCCCCTTGCCCATCGGCTGGGGATGGCCACCGTCAAGTGGGAGCTCGAGGATCTGTCGTTTGCGATCCTGCACCCCAAGCGCTATGAGGAGATCGTCCGGCTGGTCGCCGACCGCGCGCCGTCGCGGGACACCTACCTCGCCAAGGTCCGCGTCGAGATCAACAGCGCGCTGTCGGGGATGAAGATCAACGCCAGCGTGGAGGGCAGGCCCAAGCACTACTGGTCGATCTACCAGAAGATGATCGTCAAGGGCCGCGACTTCGACGATATCCACGACCTGGTCGGTGTGCGGATCCTCTGTGAAGAGATCCGCGACTGTTACGCCGCTGTCGGCGTTGTGCATTCGCTGTGGCAGCCGATGCCCGGCCGGTTCAAGGACTACATCGCCCAGCCCCGATTCGGGGTGTACCAGTCGCTGCACACCACGGTCGTCGGACCGGAGGGCAAGCCGCTGGAGGTGCAGATCCGCACCCGCGACATGCACGACACCGCGGAGTTCGGCATCGCGGCGCACTGGCGCTACAAGGAATCCAAGG contains the following coding sequences:
- a CDS encoding ABC transporter substrate-binding protein codes for the protein MAVGRRRAAAVAVAAVLGVLAPSALTSCSGSPADQINYAVDGLLLTYNTNTVRGAASAGPQAFARVLTGFNFHGPDGQVLADHDFGSVSVVGRDPLVLDYQIADNAVYSDGKPVTCDDMVLAWAAQSGRFPAFDAASRAGYLDIDTVDCQPGQKKARVTYFPGRAVTDYLQLFTATSMMPSHVLGDVLGVDVTRTIQGGDPAAIDRVAQAWNSVWDLKPGLSADDLKRFPSSGPYKIDAVLPEGAVVLTANDRWWGAKPITKRITVWPRGVDVQDRINSGTFQVVDVATGSSGTLTTPDGYDRRELPSGGIEQLIFAPDGPLAATPARRAVALCTPRDLIALNAETPMSNARLNPANDDAFSGIEGAAIGPQFGAANPDAARDALGGQPLTVRIGYQAPNPRLAATVGAITKSCAAAGITVVDATSESAGPQALRDGQLDVLLASTGGATGSGSTGSSALDAYTLFAGNGDNLPRYSNPQIDGIISALAVTSDSKEQARLLTDSSPILWGDMPTLPLYRQQRTVLVSKKMYAVEGNPTKWGAGWNMDRWVFEK
- a CDS encoding adenine phosphoribosyltransferase; translation: MTASVTDVLNALTREVPDFPEPGIQFKDLTPVLADRHGLAVITAAMAEIAEGADLVAGIDARGFLLGGAVAHRLGIGVLAVRKGGKLPPPVHSQTYTLEYGTATLEIPAEGIELAGRRVVIIDDVLATGGTLAAARSLLAAGGAEVSAAAVVLELPGLGGREKVAPLQVTSLQTI
- a CDS encoding RelA/SpoT family protein gives rise to the protein MADDNASLTAAPAPVSDAAPAEPRTETPKTTSSASRRVRARLARRMTSQRSTVNPVLEPLVAVHREFYPKADLAILQRAYEVAEAKHADQLRRSGDPYITHPLAVANILAELGMDTITLVAALLHDTVEDTGYAMEALTADFGEEVAHLVDGVTKLDKVALGTAAEGETIRKMIIAMARDPRVLVIKVADRLHNMRTMRFLPPEKQARKARETLEVIAPLAHRLGMATVKWELEDLSFAILHPKRYEEIVRLVADRAPSRDTYLAKVRVEINSALSGMKINASVEGRPKHYWSIYQKMIVKGRDFDDIHDLVGVRILCEEIRDCYAAVGVVHSLWQPMPGRFKDYIAQPRFGVYQSLHTTVVGPEGKPLEVQIRTRDMHDTAEFGIAAHWRYKESKGRNGVPHPHSAAEIDETAWMRQLLDWQREAADPGEFLESLRYDLAVQEIFVFTPKGDVVTLPAGSTPVDFAYAVHTEVGHRCIGARVDGRLVALERKLENGERVEVFTSKAPNAGPSRDWQGFVVSPRAKAKIRQWFAKERRDEALEAGKDSIAREVRRGGLPLQKLVNGEAMAALAQELRYADVSALYTAVGEGHVSPRHVVQRLVAQLGGAESAEDELAERSTPATMPVRQRSSDDTGVAVPGATGVLTKLAKCCTPVPGDNIMGFVTRGGGVSVHRTDCTNAASLQQQSERIIEVTWAPSPTSVFLVAIQVEALDRHRLLSDVTRVLADERVNILSASVTTSNDRVAVSRFTFEMGDPKHLGHVLNAVRNIEGVYDVYRVTSAA